The Chitinophagales bacterium genome window below encodes:
- a CDS encoding DEAD/DEAH box helicase, with translation MLYIIKEPNKPTRFKATEATIKELNSFKSTLANSKTLNFQFLSAEYFESVFNEASKKWTYSNKRKTQSAFVLQIIHRELRSAFLSLQGIADLPFYQRCAETNGKRYISQRATIEAEKPQIEVQATLKNGVYNLNCIIQINNQWYNLDDFEQLGALLRLNNKWYVASSNEIQLFNKLSEINQKEFRHDAKLFLENVIVPIEQTHKVNRTNCFPIEEIHVEPQKAVYLSEISGQFLTLNPQFSYDGFTVEGEFHPYKMFNIKGKEYKVVRNETVEKTFSKHLQSLHPNFAKQFNNSYFLSFADAKKKDWFLKVYHQLLDEECNILGMEFMQHFRFSEHPIETESKLLKTEGVLLFFSMKVSFGKEKVALKDLRKALLSNSSHVLLKDSSLGVLTDEWKTKYGTLIKHGKLKNNEIEIPQWIVFANKDLVQENVGLKQISQNWWGKWQKWQEEEKCFPEPKKLKATLRPYQQKGYEWLVLLSEIQAGACLADDMGLGKTLQTISFLAHLQEQKTDAHFLIVCPSSLIYNWKQEIEKFAPHLSTYIHHGSQRNLEDFFSEEAQVLITGYATLRNDIEQFSAVMWDALVLDESHYIKNLQAKTTKAIYQLHSKTKVALSGTPILNNTFDLYSQINFLLPDFLGGQEFFRNEYANPIDKQGNKEKIEVLSKLTAPFILRRTKKQVATDLPPKTESIMWCTMSQEQQDAYEYIKVRIRDSIFLQIKNEGFSGSKMGILAGITKLKQICDSPQLVQDAEIGTAKSVKMERLLNELENNLQGNKVLVFSQFNSMLKILAEEMNERNINHFHLSGETPIEKRAEMIEEFQSEQNHTTIFLLSLKAGNAGITLTAADYVFLLDPWWNTAIEQQAIDRTHRIGQDKHVFAYKMICKNTIEEKIIQLQSKKQFVSDELIKEEDGFVKQLSEEDIAFLLE, from the coding sequence GTGCTTTATATAATTAAAGAGCCTAACAAACCTACCCGATTTAAAGCCACAGAAGCCACCATTAAAGAACTCAATTCTTTTAAAAGTACTTTAGCCAATAGCAAAACGCTTAATTTTCAATTTCTTTCTGCTGAGTATTTTGAAAGCGTTTTTAACGAAGCTAGCAAAAAATGGACGTATTCTAATAAACGGAAAACGCAAAGTGCATTTGTACTTCAAATTATACACCGAGAGTTACGCAGTGCTTTTCTTAGCCTGCAAGGAATTGCCGATTTGCCTTTTTACCAACGCTGTGCGGAAACAAACGGCAAGCGGTATATTTCGCAGCGAGCCACCATTGAAGCAGAAAAACCGCAAATAGAAGTGCAAGCCACCCTCAAAAATGGCGTGTATAATCTTAACTGCATCATTCAAATTAACAATCAATGGTATAATTTAGATGATTTTGAGCAGTTGGGTGCTTTGCTCCGCTTAAACAATAAATGGTATGTGGCAAGTAGTAATGAGATACAGTTGTTCAACAAACTTTCTGAAATAAACCAAAAAGAATTTCGGCACGATGCCAAGCTCTTTTTAGAAAACGTAATTGTACCCATAGAACAAACCCACAAAGTAAATCGTACAAACTGTTTTCCTATAGAAGAAATACATGTAGAACCACAAAAAGCCGTTTATTTAAGCGAAATAAGTGGGCAGTTTTTAACCCTAAATCCGCAGTTTTCTTATGATGGATTTACCGTTGAAGGCGAATTTCATCCCTACAAAATGTTTAACATTAAAGGGAAAGAATATAAGGTGGTTCGCAATGAAACTGTAGAAAAAACATTTAGCAAACACTTGCAGTCGCTACACCCAAATTTTGCCAAGCAGTTTAATAATTCCTATTTCCTATCTTTTGCCGATGCTAAAAAGAAAGATTGGTTTTTAAAGGTTTATCATCAACTTTTAGATGAAGAGTGCAATATTTTAGGCATGGAATTTATGCAGCATTTTCGTTTTTCCGAACACCCTATTGAAACCGAAAGCAAGCTACTTAAAACAGAAGGTGTTTTGCTATTTTTTTCTATGAAAGTGAGCTTTGGCAAAGAAAAAGTGGCACTAAAAGATTTGCGTAAGGCATTATTGAGCAATAGTTCGCATGTTTTATTAAAAGACAGTAGCTTAGGCGTATTAACAGATGAGTGGAAAACAAAATATGGTACGCTAATAAAGCACGGCAAATTAAAAAACAATGAAATAGAAATTCCGCAATGGATAGTTTTTGCCAATAAAGATTTGGTGCAAGAAAATGTGGGTTTAAAACAAATTTCGCAAAACTGGTGGGGCAAATGGCAAAAATGGCAAGAGGAGGAAAAGTGTTTTCCCGAACCTAAAAAACTGAAAGCCACCTTGCGTCCTTACCAACAAAAAGGCTATGAATGGCTTGTTTTATTAAGTGAAATACAAGCTGGAGCTTGCCTGGCAGACGATATGGGTTTAGGAAAAACCCTACAAACCATTAGCTTTTTAGCCCACTTGCAAGAGCAAAAAACGGATGCTCATTTTTTAATAGTTTGTCCTTCATCATTAATTTATAATTGGAAGCAAGAAATAGAAAAATTTGCTCCTCATTTAAGTACATACATTCATCATGGTTCGCAAAGAAATTTAGAAGATTTTTTTAGTGAAGAAGCACAAGTTTTAATAACAGGCTATGCCACTTTACGCAATGATATAGAACAGTTTTCTGCCGTTATGTGGGATGCCTTGGTGCTGGACGAAAGCCATTATATAAAAAACTTGCAAGCTAAAACTACCAAAGCTATTTACCAACTACACAGCAAAACTAAAGTGGCTTTAAGTGGCACGCCTATACTTAACAATACCTTTGATTTATATAGCCAAATTAACTTTTTATTGCCCGATTTTTTGGGTGGGCAAGAGTTTTTTAGAAACGAATATGCCAACCCCATAGATAAGCAAGGGAATAAAGAAAAAATAGAAGTCCTTAGCAAACTAACGGCTCCGTTTATTTTAAGGCGAACCAAAAAACAAGTGGCTACCGATTTGCCTCCTAAAACGGAAAGTATTATGTGGTGCACCATGAGCCAAGAGCAACAAGATGCTTATGAATATATTAAGGTGCGTATAAGAGACAGTATCTTTTTACAAATAAAAAATGAAGGGTTTAGCGGCAGTAAAATGGGTATTTTGGCAGGCATTACCAAGTTAAAACAAATTTGCGATTCGCCACAACTGGTGCAAGATGCAGAAATAGGAACGGCAAAATCGGTTAAAATGGAACGCTTGCTAAATGAACTTGAAAACAATCTGCAAGGCAATAAAGTGTTGGTATTTTCGCAATTTAACAGCATGCTTAAAATTCTTGCAGAGGAAATGAATGAACGCAATATTAATCATTTTCATTTAAGTGGCGAAACACCCATAGAAAAACGTGCAGAAATGATAGAGGAGTTTCAAAGTGAGCAAAATCATACTACTATTTTTCTATTATCGTTAAAGGCGGGCAATGCGGGGATAACCCTTACTGCTGCCGATTATGTGTTTTTGCTTGACCCATGGTGGAATACCGCCATTGAGCAGCAAGCCATAGACCGTACGCACCGCATAGGGCAAGATAAACATGTGTTTGCCTACAAAATGATTTGCAAAAATACCATAGAAGAAAAAATCATTCAGCTACAAAGCAAAAAGCAGTTTGTAAGCGATGAATTAATTAAAGAAGAAGACGGCTTTGTAAAACAACTCAGCGAAGAAGATATTGCATTTTTGCTGGAATAG
- a CDS encoding transposase — translation MYFFTATAKDWKNLFEDDEIKIILLQSMEWLVTNKKVQIHAFVIMPNHVHILWTHLDETYDIGASFKSFIASMIRKYLVKHNKLKLNLYISTQNDREYQFWKRRSKTIEMQNRIIAVQKVDYIHKNPFSHGACLTQQFCKFKCGLGSSPRDPKRGKNNKTDALFFRQNTLNL, via the coding sequence ATGTATTTCTTTACAGCTACAGCGAAGGATTGGAAAAACCTTTTTGAAGATGATGAGATAAAAATTATACTTCTTCAATCTATGGAGTGGTTGGTGACAAATAAAAAAGTTCAAATACACGCCTTTGTTATTATGCCAAATCATGTTCATATTTTATGGACACATTTAGATGAAACGTATGATATTGGAGCGAGTTTCAAAAGTTTTATCGCTTCTATGATTAGAAAATATTTGGTTAAACACAACAAACTAAAATTAAATTTGTATATTTCTACTCAAAATGATAGAGAATATCAATTTTGGAAAAGACGTTCTAAAACTATAGAAATGCAAAATAGGATAATAGCAGTGCAAAAGGTAGATTATATACACAAAAACCCTTTCAGCCATGGTGCGTGTCTCACGCAACAATTTTGTAAATTTAAGTGTGGTTTAGGTTCCTCTCCGAGAGACCCTAAACGGGGAAAAAATAACAAGACAGACGCCTTATTTTTTCGTCAAAACACTCTTAATTTGTAG
- the ruvA gene encoding Holliday junction branch migration protein RuvA gives MIAYLKGKLAHKTPTFVFVEVQGVGYQVFVSLQTYEKIKDAKECVLFTHMVVKNENQSVSAFLLYGFYEEKERDLFEKLLSVSGVGSSTAIMMLSTYKTAEISSAITSGDVGLLKSIKGIGPKSAQRIILELKDKLDKMPQFEQEKGVISNTVKEEALTALVSLGFNKATCVKTINQVQRDYPEADTVEQIIKLSLKLL, from the coding sequence ATGATAGCGTATTTAAAAGGTAAATTAGCTCATAAAACACCTACTTTTGTATTTGTAGAAGTGCAAGGTGTTGGTTATCAGGTTTTTGTAAGTTTACAAACTTACGAAAAAATTAAAGATGCCAAAGAATGTGTGTTATTTACCCACATGGTAGTAAAAAATGAAAACCAAAGTGTTTCGGCTTTTTTACTTTATGGATTTTATGAAGAAAAAGAAAGAGATTTGTTTGAAAAACTTTTATCCGTATCGGGCGTAGGTTCATCTACCGCCATAATGATGCTTTCTACATACAAAACAGCCGAAATTAGTAGTGCCATAACAAGTGGAGATGTAGGTTTACTAAAAAGTATTAAAGGTATTGGACCCAAATCTGCACAACGAATTATCTTAGAATTAAAAGATAAATTAGATAAAATGCCACAATTTGAACAAGAAAAAGGCGTTATAAGCAATACCGTAAAAGAAGAGGCGTTAACAGCATTAGTTTCTTTAGGGTTTAATAAAGCTACTTGTGTAAAAACAATAAATCAAGTGCAAAGAGATTATCCCGAAGCAGATACTGTAGAACAAATCATTAAACTAAGTTTAAAACTATTATAA